A region of Campylobacter concisus DNA encodes the following proteins:
- the rfbB gene encoding dTDP-glucose 4,6-dehydratase — MNTILVTGGAGFIGSNFVPYFLEKHPYYRLVILDLLTYAGNLENLKECEKNQNYKFIKGDICNRGLVEFIFKEYDVKSVIHFAAESHVDNSIKSPDVFIQTNINGTFTLVDVAYKHWMKGPFSYKEEYKNSRFHHISTDEVYGTLGLDPDELFTERTPYAPNSPYSASKASSDMIVRSYHETYGLNTVITNCSNNYGPKQHDEKFIPTIIKNALVKKPIPVYGDGKNVRDWLYVLDHCKGIDAVFHGGKSGETYNIGGRNEKTNIEIVNAITTILDKEVPISNFSYKDLVTFVKDRAGHDRRYAIDASKIENDLRWRADENFDSGIVKTIKWYLRKYQCVY; from the coding sequence ATGAACACCATTTTAGTAACTGGCGGTGCCGGCTTCATAGGGTCAAACTTCGTGCCGTATTTTTTAGAGAAGCATCCATACTATCGATTGGTAATTTTGGATCTTCTGACATATGCGGGGAATTTAGAAAATTTAAAAGAGTGCGAAAAAAATCAAAATTATAAATTTATCAAAGGAGATATTTGTAATAGAGGATTGGTAGAATTTATATTTAAAGAATATGATGTGAAGAGTGTTATTCATTTTGCTGCTGAATCTCATGTGGACAACTCAATAAAAAGTCCAGACGTATTTATACAGACAAATATAAATGGAACTTTTACCTTGGTAGATGTGGCTTATAAACATTGGATGAAAGGCCCATTTAGCTATAAGGAGGAGTATAAAAACTCGAGATTTCATCATATTAGCACAGATGAGGTTTATGGAACCCTTGGCCTTGATCCAGATGAACTATTTACCGAAAGAACACCGTATGCACCGAATTCTCCGTATTCAGCATCTAAGGCCTCATCTGATATGATAGTTAGATCATATCATGAGACATATGGACTAAATACGGTAATTACAAATTGTTCAAATAACTATGGTCCAAAGCAACACGACGAGAAATTTATACCGACAATTATAAAAAATGCCCTTGTAAAAAAACCAATACCGGTCTATGGCGATGGTAAAAATGTAAGGGATTGGTTATATGTACTTGATCACTGCAAGGGAATAGACGCCGTATTTCATGGCGGGAAAAGTGGTGAAACATATAATATTGGAGGAAGAAACGAAAAGACTAATATAGAAATAGTTAATGCCATTACAACTATTTTGGACAAAGAGGTACCGATTTCAAATTTCTCATATAAGGATTTAGTCACATTTGTGAAAGATAGAGCCGGACATGATAGGAGATATGCTATTGATGCGAGTAAGATAGAAAATGATCTAAGATGGAGAGCGGATGAGAATTTTGATAGCGGAATAGTGAAAACTATCAAGTGGTATTTAAGAAAGTATCAATGTGTATATTAA
- a CDS encoding DegT/DnrJ/EryC1/StrS family aminotransferase — MIEYENLRLANEKLFNKYKESFNDFLNSGWFILGDQVKKFEESFASFCNVKQCIGVASGLDALILAIDACNFPKNSEIIVPSNTYIATILAIVRNGFKPILVEPDINTYNIDPNKIEEKITKNTRAIIVVHLYGKACNMDKICSIANKYDLKIIEDVAQAHGAKFKNKIVGSFGIGCFSFYPTKNLGALGDAGAITTNDENLAKIFRSLRNYGSAIKYYNDELGYNSRLDEIQAGFLSAKLEILDEITNHKRELAKIYIKNLDDRFIKPVADRDYFDVYHIFNVRHKNRDELKNYLLKNEVKTEIHYPLPPHRQKSMQGIIEGQYPISEEIHNTTLSLPISYFHKEEDILKICDIMNRWHK; from the coding sequence ATGATCGAGTATGAAAATTTAAGACTGGCAAATGAAAAGTTATTTAATAAGTATAAAGAGAGTTTTAATGATTTCCTAAATAGCGGTTGGTTTATTCTAGGAGATCAAGTAAAAAAATTTGAAGAAAGTTTTGCCTCTTTTTGTAATGTAAAACAATGCATAGGGGTTGCAAGTGGCCTTGACGCTCTAATCTTAGCAATAGATGCATGTAATTTTCCTAAAAATAGTGAGATAATAGTACCGTCTAATACGTATATAGCAACCATTTTAGCAATTGTTAGAAATGGATTTAAACCTATTTTGGTTGAGCCCGATATAAATACATACAATATAGATCCAAATAAGATTGAAGAAAAAATAACTAAAAACACAAGAGCGATTATAGTTGTACATCTATATGGCAAGGCTTGCAATATGGATAAAATTTGCTCTATTGCAAATAAGTATGATTTAAAGATAATTGAAGATGTGGCGCAGGCACATGGAGCTAAATTTAAGAACAAAATTGTTGGTAGTTTTGGTATAGGATGTTTTAGTTTTTATCCAACAAAAAATTTAGGAGCATTGGGTGATGCCGGAGCTATCACTACAAATGATGAGAATTTGGCAAAGATATTTCGATCTCTTAGAAACTACGGCTCTGCTATAAAATACTATAATGATGAACTAGGCTATAACTCAAGATTAGATGAAATTCAAGCTGGCTTTTTATCGGCCAAACTTGAAATTTTAGATGAAATTACAAATCATAAAAGAGAGCTAGCAAAGATCTATATAAAAAATTTGGATGATAGGTTTATAAAACCTGTTGCGGATAGGGATTATTTTGATGTTTATCATATATTCAATGTTAGACATAAAAACAGAGATGAACTAAAAAATTATCTTCTTAAAAATGAAGTGAAAACTGAAATACATTATCCATTGCCACCACATAGACAAAAATCTATGCAGGGCATAATAGAAGGCCAGTACCCAATAAGCGAAGAGATACATAATACGACCTTGAGCTTACCTATATCTTATTTTCACAAGGAAGAAGATATATTAAAAATTTGCGATATTATGAATAGGTGGCATAAATGA
- the ung gene encoding uracil-DNA glycosylase, whose protein sequence is MQINLDDVKIEPSWKEVLKDEFLSENFARIKENFLKAKSAGVVYPPSALIFNAFNLTPFHDVKVVILGQDPYHGANQAMGLSFSVPSGVRVPPSLINIYKEIYADLGIKEPNSGDLTKWAKQGVLLLNSTLSVNAGVANSHASFGWQGFTDAVIKKVSQNLQNVVFMLWGNPARAKAPLIDASKHLILEAAHPSPLARGAFFGCRHFSKANIYLANHGKTPIDWDLNVKI, encoded by the coding sequence ATGCAAATAAATTTAGACGATGTAAAGATCGAGCCAAGCTGGAAAGAGGTGCTAAAAGATGAGTTTTTGAGTGAAAATTTCGCTCGCATCAAAGAAAATTTCTTAAAAGCAAAGAGCGCTGGCGTCGTCTATCCACCAAGTGCGCTTATATTTAACGCATTTAATCTAACGCCATTTCACGATGTCAAGGTCGTCATCCTAGGCCAAGACCCATACCACGGCGCAAATCAAGCCATGGGATTAAGCTTTTCAGTACCTAGTGGCGTGAGAGTCCCGCCAAGTCTTATAAATATCTATAAAGAGATTTACGCTGATCTTGGCATAAAAGAGCCAAATAGCGGCGATCTAACAAAATGGGCAAAGCAAGGCGTGCTGCTACTAAACTCGACTTTAAGCGTTAACGCTGGAGTGGCAAATTCCCACGCAAGCTTTGGCTGGCAGGGCTTTACTGACGCTGTAATAAAAAAAGTTAGCCAAAATTTACAAAACGTAGTTTTCATGCTTTGGGGCAATCCAGCTAGAGCCAAAGCACCGCTCATTGACGCCAGCAAGCACCTCATCTTAGAGGCAGCACATCCAAGCCCACTGGCTCGTGGAGCATTTTTTGGCTGCCGTCACTTCTCAAAAGCAAATATCTACCTAGCAAACCACGGCAAAACGCCAATAGACTGGGATCTAAATGTAAAAATTTGA
- a CDS encoding glycosyltransferase family 2 protein has protein sequence MKDYDISIIVPIYNVEKYIKKCVTTLLEQDYNNIEYIFVNDCTPDSSIKILKDIIERYPNRGDDIKIINNIKNSGSSLTRKYGLDASNGKYILFVDSDDWVDKDMVSSLISEARKSYADIVCFDYIKKFNKKSVVKSFFYTKNHPKSNLNFVKAILSHEISVSMCDKLVKRELYENVEFPHFSHCEDSFVNLQLFYEAKKITHIAKPFYHYRTNLNSLSNSFSNNKKALEDFANFSKSVRKFLIEKDLFNDYFQSFLP, from the coding sequence ATGAAAGATTATGATATATCCATAATAGTGCCTATTTATAATGTGGAGAAATATATAAAAAAGTGTGTAACTACGCTTTTAGAGCAAGACTATAACAATATAGAGTATATTTTTGTAAATGATTGTACTCCAGATAGTTCTATAAAAATTTTGAAGGATATTATTGAAAGATACCCAAATAGAGGAGATGATATAAAAATTATCAACAATATAAAAAATAGCGGATCAAGTCTTACTAGAAAATATGGTTTGGATGCTTCAAATGGTAAATATATTTTGTTTGTAGATAGTGACGACTGGGTCGATAAAGATATGGTAAGTTCTTTGATTAGTGAAGCTAGAAAAAGTTATGCAGACATAGTTTGTTTTGACTATATTAAAAAATTTAATAAAAAAAGCGTTGTAAAAAGTTTTTTTTATACAAAAAATCATCCAAAGTCTAATTTGAACTTCGTAAAAGCTATTTTATCTCATGAAATTTCTGTTTCCATGTGTGATAAATTGGTTAAAAGAGAGCTTTATGAAAATGTTGAATTTCCGCATTTTTCGCACTGTGAAGATAGTTTTGTAAATTTACAACTTTTTTATGAAGCAAAAAAAATTACTCATATCGCAAAACCATTTTATCATTATAGAACGAACCTCAACTCGCTTTCTAATAGTTTTTCAAACAATAAAAAAGCTCTTGAGGATTTTGCTAATTTTAGTAAATCAGTGCGCAAATTTTTAATAGAAAAAGATCTTTTTAATGACTATTTTCAAAGTTTTTTGCCC
- a CDS encoding alanine/glycine:cation symporter family protein — MPTNFAEILNNCVESINSFLWGPYFLITLLCGTGLFFTIRLGFVQIFKFKMGLRELFGNFSLHGEAAGKAGMSQFQAVATAIAAQVGTGNLVGATTALIMGGPGAIFWMWCAAFLGMATNFAEICLAQIYRTKDDSGHTIGGPAFYISRGLKGKLAKILAGFFAIAIIIALGFIGNMVQANSISDGFSGAFGIPQWLTGAFLAIVCAVIFIGGVKAIARVAEKIVPIMALLYVGVGLTIIFLNFQQIPEAVSLIFRAAFDPSAAWGGATGASIAAAMRYGIARGLFSNEAGMGSTPHAHAAANVKHPVDQAVLGIMSVFVDTFIVLNITVFVVLTANVISFENGKAVFTGITLVQEAFSSHIFGKVGGYSFVAVCLFFFAFTTILGWYYFAEINVRYLLGAKAVRAFQILVVVFVFLGSLQKVDFVWSLADMFNGLMVVPNLIAIIILSPIVAKLLKDHDAGKEYDVKDYLK, encoded by the coding sequence ATGCCTACAAATTTTGCTGAAATTTTAAATAATTGCGTTGAGAGTATAAATTCATTTCTTTGGGGTCCATACTTCCTTATTACCCTACTTTGCGGCACTGGACTATTTTTTACTATTAGGCTTGGGTTTGTTCAAATTTTTAAGTTTAAAATGGGACTAAGAGAGCTTTTTGGGAATTTCTCACTTCATGGCGAAGCTGCTGGCAAGGCTGGTATGAGCCAGTTTCAAGCGGTCGCAACTGCGATCGCAGCACAAGTTGGCACTGGCAATCTAGTAGGTGCGACAACAGCCCTTATCATGGGTGGTCCTGGAGCGATTTTTTGGATGTGGTGCGCTGCATTTTTAGGTATGGCTACAAATTTTGCTGAAATTTGCTTAGCTCAAATTTACCGCACAAAAGACGATAGCGGGCACACGATAGGCGGTCCAGCATTTTACATAAGCCGCGGTTTAAAAGGTAAATTGGCAAAAATTTTAGCTGGATTTTTTGCTATCGCTATCATCATTGCGCTTGGTTTTATCGGCAATATGGTTCAAGCAAACTCCATATCAGATGGCTTTAGTGGTGCTTTTGGTATACCACAGTGGCTAACTGGAGCCTTTTTGGCGATAGTTTGTGCAGTCATCTTTATAGGTGGCGTAAAAGCGATCGCAAGAGTAGCTGAAAAGATCGTGCCTATCATGGCGCTACTTTACGTAGGTGTGGGACTAACTATCATATTTTTAAATTTTCAGCAAATTCCAGAAGCGGTCTCGCTCATTTTTAGAGCCGCATTTGATCCTTCAGCAGCTTGGGGTGGGGCGACTGGAGCTAGCATCGCAGCTGCTATGAGATACGGCATCGCAAGGGGTCTTTTTAGTAACGAAGCTGGTATGGGCTCAACTCCGCACGCACACGCTGCTGCAAATGTCAAACACCCAGTCGATCAAGCAGTACTTGGCATAATGAGCGTATTTGTAGATACTTTTATCGTTTTAAATATCACCGTTTTTGTAGTGCTTACTGCAAATGTTATTAGCTTTGAAAATGGCAAAGCAGTCTTTACAGGCATAACCTTGGTACAAGAGGCTTTCTCATCGCATATCTTTGGCAAGGTTGGCGGATATAGTTTCGTAGCTGTTTGCCTATTTTTCTTTGCATTTACAACGATTCTTGGATGGTACTATTTTGCTGAGATCAACGTAAGATACCTTCTTGGGGCAAAAGCGGTCAGAGCTTTTCAAATTTTAGTAGTCGTTTTTGTATTTTTGGGAAGCTTGCAAAAGGTTGATTTTGTCTGGAGCCTAGCAGATATGTTTAATGGCTTGATGGTCGTACCAAATTTAATTGCCATCATCATTTTAAGCCCTATCGTGGCAAAGCTTTTAAAAGATCACGATGCTGGCAAAGAGTATGATGTGAAAGATTATTTAAAATAA
- the rfbA gene encoding glucose-1-phosphate thymidylyltransferase RfbA, with translation MKGIILAGGSGTRLYPITKGIVKQLLPIYNKPMIYYPLSVLMLANIKEILIISTPKDIDRFKDIFGDGSGLGLDIQYAIQNHPNGLAEAFIIGEKFIGNDDVCLVLGDNLIYGEGLIKLLENSKQKVENDKKGVVFGYYVDDASAYGVVEFDKNKKAISIEEKPKSPKSNYAVIGLYFYPNDVVQIAKNVKPSDRGELEITTINQEYLRQEKLYVEVLGRGYAWLDTGTHESLLEASNFIEVIEKRQGLKIACIEEIAYKKGYISKEQLIALGNELSKNSYGKYLLKVANT, from the coding sequence ATGAAAGGAATAATATTAGCCGGCGGAAGCGGGACTAGGCTTTATCCAATCACAAAGGGTATAGTTAAGCAGTTGTTGCCAATTTACAATAAGCCAATGATCTATTATCCATTGTCAGTACTTATGCTTGCTAATATCAAAGAAATTTTGATCATTTCTACTCCAAAAGATATAGATAGATTTAAGGATATATTCGGAGATGGAAGCGGCTTAGGATTAGATATCCAGTATGCCATACAAAATCATCCAAATGGACTTGCAGAAGCTTTTATAATAGGTGAAAAATTTATAGGAAATGATGACGTTTGTTTGGTACTTGGTGATAATCTCATATATGGCGAAGGTCTAATAAAACTACTTGAAAATAGCAAACAAAAAGTAGAAAATGATAAAAAGGGAGTTGTGTTTGGTTATTACGTCGATGATGCATCGGCTTATGGCGTTGTTGAATTTGATAAAAATAAAAAGGCTATAAGCATTGAGGAAAAACCAAAGAGCCCAAAGAGTAACTATGCTGTAATAGGTTTGTATTTTTATCCAAATGACGTCGTGCAAATAGCTAAAAATGTTAAGCCGTCAGATAGAGGTGAGTTGGAAATAACTACTATAAATCAAGAGTATTTAAGGCAAGAAAAACTATATGTAGAGGTTTTAGGTAGGGGGTATGCATGGCTTGATACCGGAACGCATGAAAGTTTGCTGGAAGCTAGTAATTTTATAGAGGTAATAGAAAAAAGGCAAGGGCTGAAAATAGCTTGTATAGAAGAGATAGCTTATAAAAAGGGGTATATTTCAAAAGAACAGCTAATAGCGTTAGGAAACGAGTTATCTAAAAATAGCTATGGGAAATATCTTCTAAAGGTAGCTAATACATGA
- a CDS encoding glycosyltransferase: MQEIYYKNYNEKPTKLSVITATYNAEKFLPRLIKSLQEQVDKDFEWIISDGASSDKTLEILKNTGGINIKVISGEDFGIYDALNRGIKACNGEFYLVIGADDELYPNAIQDYKKAMGDGVDIVTACIDTNNGKIEPNSGPRWLKAQAHYISGHAVGSIYRTSLHQKLGYYSRKFPIVADQLFVLTAANYGAKIKVIKSIVGKFSNDGVSSIDMLGTLCEFYRVQIAMGENKFMQTTLFILRLIKNFRKL; encoded by the coding sequence TTGCAAGAAATTTATTATAAAAACTATAATGAAAAACCAACTAAACTTAGCGTAATTACTGCAACTTATAATGCAGAAAAATTCTTGCCTAGATTGATAAAAAGTCTGCAAGAGCAAGTCGATAAAGATTTTGAGTGGATCATTTCTGATGGAGCGTCTAGCGATAAGACTTTAGAAATTTTAAAAAATACTGGTGGGATAAATATAAAAGTAATTTCGGGCGAAGACTTTGGGATTTATGATGCTTTAAATAGAGGCATAAAAGCTTGTAATGGAGAATTCTATCTTGTTATCGGTGCTGATGATGAGCTTTATCCAAATGCTATTCAAGATTATAAGAAAGCCATGGGGGATGGTGTAGACATAGTAACAGCTTGTATTGATACTAATAATGGCAAAATCGAGCCAAATAGTGGGCCAAGATGGCTAAAGGCACAAGCTCACTACATCTCTGGACATGCTGTAGGTTCAATATATCGCACAAGTCTTCATCAAAAACTTGGTTACTATTCAAGAAAATTTCCAATAGTAGCAGATCAGTTATTTGTATTGACTGCTGCAAATTATGGAGCAAAGATAAAAGTTATAAAAAGTATTGTCGGTAAATTTTCAAATGATGGAGTTAGTAGCATTGATATGCTAGGAACTCTTTGCGAATTTTATAGAGTTCAAATAGCCATGGGTGAAAATAAATTTATGCAAACTACTCTATTTATTTTAAGACTTATTAAAAATTTTAGAAAATTATAA
- a CDS encoding replication-associated recombination protein A: MFRPKSLDEICGQKAVKAAFLKFIATGKIPHSIFYGPAGCGKTSFARAVASGANYDFYEFDGGNLKIDDFRKILKNYENALNKPLFFIDEIHRLSKTQQEALLIPMENYKALVIGASTENPFFTLSSGIRSRSMLFEFRPLSSGDFEELLGKIREQISFSIDEEAKEYLFKSSGGDARAMLNLLEFAVTLDENVSLENLKTLRQNALKEGAKEDDTHYELASAFIKSLRGSDENAVIYYLARLIDSGESADFIARRMAIFASEDIGNANPNALNLAASTLSIVKEIGFPEARIILAQCAVYLASSPKSNSSYNAINAALRYVQSEEILKIPPYLKNYTKESKDYLYPHDFGGWVEQKYLEKPLVFYKSKGIGFEKTLNEWLEKIKSKS, from the coding sequence ATGTTTAGACCAAAAAGCTTGGATGAAATTTGCGGACAAAAGGCGGTTAAAGCGGCCTTTTTAAAATTTATAGCCACCGGCAAGATACCGCACTCTATATTTTATGGTCCAGCGGGCTGTGGCAAGACGAGCTTTGCAAGGGCTGTGGCAAGTGGTGCAAACTACGACTTTTATGAGTTTGATGGCGGAAATTTAAAGATAGATGACTTTCGCAAAATTTTAAAAAACTATGAAAACGCTCTAAATAAACCGCTCTTTTTTATAGATGAGATCCACCGCCTAAGCAAAACCCAACAAGAAGCACTGTTAATCCCCATGGAAAACTACAAAGCCCTAGTTATCGGCGCTAGTACGGAAAATCCCTTTTTCACGCTAAGCTCAGGTATCAGAAGTCGTTCTATGCTCTTTGAGTTTAGACCGCTTAGCAGTGGCGACTTTGAGGAGCTTCTTGGCAAGATAAGAGAGCAAATTTCATTTAGCATTGACGAAGAAGCAAAAGAGTATCTCTTTAAAAGTAGCGGCGGCGACGCAAGAGCTATGCTAAATTTACTAGAATTTGCCGTCACGCTTGATGAAAATGTGAGCCTAGAAAATTTAAAAACACTTCGCCAAAACGCCCTAAAAGAGGGGGCAAAAGAGGACGACACGCACTACGAGCTAGCAAGCGCTTTTATAAAAAGCCTGCGCGGAAGCGACGAAAACGCCGTCATCTACTATCTCGCAAGGCTAATAGACTCTGGCGAGAGCGCTGACTTCATCGCTAGAAGGATGGCGATATTTGCCAGCGAAGATATCGGCAATGCAAACCCAAATGCGCTAAATTTAGCCGCAAGCACGCTAAGCATCGTAAAAGAGATAGGCTTTCCAGAGGCTAGGATCATACTGGCTCAGTGCGCCGTCTATCTAGCTAGCTCGCCAAAGTCAAACTCCAGCTACAACGCGATAAATGCCGCCCTAAGATACGTGCAAAGCGAAGAAATTTTAAAAATCCCACCATATCTAAAAAACTACACAAAAGAGAGCAAAGACTACCTTTATCCGCATGATTTTGGCGGCTGGGTCGAGCAAAAATACCTAGAAAAACCGCTCGTTTTTTACAAAAGTAAGGGCATAGGCTTTGAAAAAACGCTAAATGAGTGGCTAGAGAAAATAAAATCCAAGAGCTAA
- a CDS encoding sugar 3,4-ketoisomerase, whose amino-acid sequence MAYIIDLPTFQDERGGLTVMEKLLPFEIKRFYCIYGVTQKRGGHRHKKTIQALICLDGSCEVYVNDGQKKEIFLLDSPSKCLLLKPEDWHTMDKFTKGSTLLVFASEFYNKDDYVIEEY is encoded by the coding sequence ATGGCTTATATTATCGATTTGCCGACATTTCAAGATGAAAGAGGCGGGCTTACCGTCATGGAAAAGCTGCTTCCGTTTGAGATAAAGAGATTTTATTGCATATATGGCGTGACTCAAAAAAGGGGCGGCCATAGGCATAAAAAGACTATCCAAGCTTTAATATGTCTTGATGGAAGTTGTGAAGTATATGTAAATGACGGGCAAAAAAAAGAAATATTTTTACTAGATAGCCCTTCAAAGTGCTTGTTGCTCAAGCCAGAAGATTGGCACACTATGGATAAATTTACGAAAGGCTCTACTCTATTAGTTTTTGCTTCAGAGTTTTATAATAAAGATGATTATGTTATCGAGGAGTATTGA
- a CDS encoding pyridoxamine 5'-phosphate oxidase family protein translates to MRRKDRELSREDGLEIIDECEYAVISCVDDEGEIFSVPISPVRVGESIFIHGATAGCKAKLLQDGRKVEFVCVSFNKVPHLSESELDAIKDDGKALGGKVFTTEYKSAIAKTRVYEITDEAKKYEILKILSLKYTAYAMNTFETAAQYGLKITKIYEFKIESLSAKAKILPKPAK, encoded by the coding sequence ATGAGACGAAAAGATAGAGAGCTAAGCCGTGAAGATGGCCTAGAAATCATAGATGAATGTGAATATGCGGTAATTTCATGCGTGGATGATGAGGGAGAAATTTTTAGCGTACCGATCTCGCCTGTTAGAGTTGGCGAAAGCATTTTTATACACGGAGCTACCGCTGGCTGTAAAGCAAAGCTACTTCAAGATGGACGAAAAGTAGAGTTTGTCTGCGTTAGTTTTAACAAAGTCCCACATCTAAGCGAAAGCGAGCTAGATGCGATAAAAGACGATGGCAAGGCGCTTGGAGGCAAGGTTTTTACGACTGAGTACAAAAGTGCCATCGCAAAAACTAGAGTTTACGAGATCACAGACGAAGCTAAAAAATATGAAATTTTAAAAATTCTCAGCCTAAAATATACAGCTTATGCGATGAACACCTTTGAAACAGCGGCTCAGTATGGGCTAAAGATCACTAAAATTTATGAGTTTAAGATAGAAAGTCTTAGTGCAAAGGCTAAAATTTTGCCAAAACCAGCAAAGTAA
- a CDS encoding glycosyltransferase family 4 protein, whose amino-acid sequence MKIFIIGNVSSMMINFREEFIKLLVSKGHDVYCLVSDYNEESRKKIISLGATPFDHTLNAKGLNPFKDIIATYDLVKLFRQYRPDAIFSFFVKPVIFATIAAKIARVPRIVGMIEGLGGAFTVHKNGQTIKAKIIKTIQVLLYKISLPSLDELIFLNNDDKKDLIDRFDIKVKSINILGGIGVDLDKFSYTKAPTDPISFIFIARLLAEKGIFEYLEAAKIVKEKYKDVKFYIFGSFDEHNPFGLTQEELKPYLDSGVVIYPGFVNDIKERIVNSSIFVLPSYYREGVPRSTQEAMAIGRVVITTNSVGCRETVEDGVNGFLVPPFDSKILAQKMIYFIQNPEMIVQMGIESRKIAEVKFNINEKNGRLAKIIIGK is encoded by the coding sequence ATGAAAATTTTTATAATCGGTAATGTCTCGTCTATGATGATAAATTTCAGAGAAGAGTTTATAAAACTACTTGTATCAAAAGGGCATGATGTCTACTGTTTAGTTAGTGACTACAATGAAGAAAGTAGAAAAAAAATAATCTCATTGGGTGCAACACCGTTTGACCACACTTTAAATGCAAAAGGGCTAAATCCATTTAAAGATATCATTGCTACATATGATTTGGTTAAGCTTTTTAGGCAATATAGGCCAGATGCGATTTTTTCTTTTTTTGTTAAACCAGTTATTTTTGCAACTATAGCCGCAAAAATAGCAAGAGTGCCACGAATAGTAGGCATGATAGAAGGGCTTGGCGGGGCTTTTACAGTTCATAAAAATGGACAAACAATAAAGGCGAAAATTATCAAAACCATACAAGTTCTTTTGTATAAAATTTCACTACCATCTCTTGACGAGCTTATATTTTTAAATAATGACGATAAAAAGGACTTGATTGATAGATTTGATATAAAAGTAAAGTCCATAAATATATTAGGTGGTATAGGTGTTGATCTTGATAAATTCTCATATACTAAAGCACCTACTGATCCTATAAGTTTTATTTTTATAGCAAGACTTCTTGCAGAAAAGGGAATATTTGAGTATTTAGAGGCAGCTAAAATCGTAAAAGAAAAATATAAAGATGTAAAATTTTATATATTTGGTAGTTTTGATGAGCACAATCCATTTGGATTAACACAAGAAGAACTAAAACCTTATCTTGATAGTGGCGTAGTTATATATCCTGGCTTCGTAAATGATATAAAAGAACGGATAGTGAATAGTTCCATTTTTGTCTTGCCTTCGTATTACAGAGAAGGTGTGCCAAGAAGTACGCAGGAAGCCATGGCAATAGGAAGGGTAGTAATAACCACAAATAGCGTAGGATGTAGAGAAACTGTTGAAGATGGAGTAAATGGATTCTTGGTGCCACCATTCGATAGTAAAATTTTGGCACAAAAGATGATTTATTTTATACAAAATCCAGAAATGATAGTCCAAATGGGTATAGAAAGCAGAAAAATAGCTGAAGTAAAATTTAATATAAATGAAAAAAATGGAAGACTTGCAAAGATTATTATTGGAAAATAG